The genomic interval tcctcttagctttccaatggtttaagaatcacattgattggacttctgtagctTGAGTTATGTCTGAAATACCACTGCATGTTCGGATGAAGTCTGCATCTGGTCAACTTGTGCAATTCCTTGCCACTTGACCCTTTCTGTTTTGAGGACCTTAAAAACGTAGGAGCTAACTCAACCATAGCTAAAAATAGGAATTTTTGCCATACAAatgaactaaaataacttgaaGTAAACTAGCTCAATCATGAGTTAACTAATTAGAGAAAAACTAAGAAAACTACTTAAAACTTTGCCTAAATGCAAACACTTAGCCATTTTATCACTCAAAATATGGCAAAACagaactctatataatagagttatcaacaGTTTGGCAGTTGGCATCTGCTTTGAAAGTGCATACAACGAATTTAGGTAAATGTTACTCTTCTTgaaatatgttattttttcCAAGGAATTTCTTGTAATAGGGTCAATTAATGGATAAGTTGCATTTGTGGTTACAACTTGAGTCTAGGAGACTGGAAAAGAGCACTTCCTAGGTCACATTCCATGGCATATcattcacacacacaaaagACGCATTGATGTGAGGCTGCCTTATGggttttattacttttatatttagtaATGGAGCCCTTGCTTTTGTAAAGTTGAATGCTATGAGGTACCTTGGTCAGAGAAATGGTTGATGCTCAGAGAAGTATTATTTGAGATAAAGCAGCTTGGCCTTGACAAATTTACATATTGCATGTTTTTATCTGAGATCAAAGGCCATTTATCATGTCGCTTTGTTTTCCTGTGTGATTGTTATTTAAGGTTACACATTGTTATTCCAGATTTGATTCTTGATTTGTTCTTTAACTAATACTCTTGACAAGAACTATGCCTTCTAAATTGATGTAATGACAGTCACAGATGTTTGCAAAAATTGTTCATTGCAGGGTTATTGTGATTTTCTACCGGAAGAAAAGTTGCTTGAAGCAGTACAAGTCGGGCAGGTTGTTTTTTATATCTAAGTATGTTGCTTATCTggtatttcattttttaagtcATGAGTTATCACTTTCCTGTCATTTTGAAGAACTCATTTCTATATTGCCCTTTAGAGTTGCTATGTCTTTATGAAATGGCATCAATACACTGCCACTTAATGTAGGGGTGTGCACTATTTGGTCAAATCCAaaaacagagagagagagacagataGAAAGAGTGAGAGGCTAAGATTTGAATAGAAGGTATTAAATTCTGAATTTCGGCTCATGTATTGTGAAAGCCCAAAAAAAAAGCCCAAACTGagttaaatattaaagaaAGATGGAAGACTTGGTTTCTAATCTTATAGCTGATTCGTTTTGGTTTCAGAATACCTTGGTCTGCACTATACCAAACTGTGAACACCCCTAACATGAAATATATCTTGTTTTCTGCATGAGATGCATGCCTCATTCTTATCCTTACATGGTGCTTTCCAAATAAATTACTTTACAGTTCAAAGGcttgttcttttcttcctGTCACTTGGATGTGCATGTTACATTCCAATCTTACAGTTAGTTGGCTTGTCTTGTCATATCTTTATTTATCATCATAATTTTAGAACTTTTATTTAGAAGaaaccattaaaaattttttgaggAAGTTTTGTGTTTCATTTTAAACTGATTGTCTGATTCATCCTCGGTTGATTCATAATAGGAAACTCAATAGGAACGTTTGAATAGAATGAGCATTGTGTCTTCACCTTGAACTTTCTTGTCTGGGACATGTTCTAATTTAGAGGAAGAGATTTCACTCACTGGCAGATATACATAAATGCATATGCATTTTCAGCATTCAGTTTTGCATTTACTATATTCTTTTGTGTTTCATTATGCTGAAACATGAGTTGATTAGCATTTTCCCCTCAGAATTTGATATAAAGCATCTTACAAGGTTCACaataaaacaattaatatctatatatttctagattatttcttcttgattataattaaaagCCTGTTCATTCACTAATACCAGGATGCAGTGAGAGCAATCTGCACTGCTGTGGACGCTTTGGTCAAGAAGTGTGGGAAACCAAAAATGCTTGATGCAATCAAACTGCCACCTCCTGGGCTTTATAGGCGTGTGGAAGTATGGTTCTTGTGTTCTTTTTTCATTAGCATGcattgtcttttcttttttttttttttaattttttgaaataatttttacatttttttttcagataTAATTCTATTGTTTTTACTAATATGTATGATCTTGTCCGATGATGCTGCACTTATCTTATGCTagcaaatattaaatttcaaaatcaattgCAGAAGCTAGCATTTATCTGCTTAACAATTGAAACTTTCAAGCAATTATGGGTGATGCAGATGAAGCTGATTATTTAGGGGGCTTAACTGTGATGCATGAAAACTTGGTAGTTAGAACTGGAGAAACCTGTCTTTCAATGTTATGTAGTTATGGCATTTTCAATAGTTCAAAGAGTGCCAGAAATATTTCTcccaaaaaggaagaaaatgagaGTGAAGGGGAAGTAAATAAGCACTAGAAGTGGAAATTTCCACCTTCTACAGAAGTTTTACAAAACCTATAAAGGGGCCAATATCTGGTGCTTGAAAAAGAGTTGGTGAAAAGTTGCTTTTCATCTGTATTtacctttcttctttcttaatgtaaatttcgtaataaaaaattacatcaTGTTAGTGCTAACTATTATTTTCTATGAACAGAAAATTGCCGGCGACGAATTGCATAAAGTGCTGCAAATTAGGAGCAAAATACCAAGAAGAAAGGCCATCTCATTGTTAGAAGAGAATGTTATTAATATACTGACAGAGAAGGGATATATCAGTACAGAAGATAATTCAGGAACTGCTGAAACAATACAAGACTGGCTTGAGGAGGAAGATGAGGATGAGGAAATTGTCGTAGATGGTGAAGTAGATGAAGGTGATGTGCACATAAAGCCTGTTTCTCGAAAATCCACTCCCTTGGTGAGTTGTGTTTGAGATCAATCGGGCATTTCAATTGCTTGTCTTGTAAAATCTCATTAATGTTTGAAGTTGTTTCTTCTGttattaaaacattttccaTTTCCTGTTGTCCTATCATAGTTTACTGAGGTAGATGTGAAGCTGGTATTTAAGGAGGTTACGTCCAAATTCTTACGAAGACGTATTGTGGAGGTATGAAGGCTTGTTGTCgatgagaaaatgaaaattttggttcaaATAACAATTGGTGCAAAATAATAACTTCATCAGTATGTATAATGTTAGAGTTCTACTAAATCCTCATGTCTCCCCAAAATTAATGGAGCAGTGACTCTGAAATTTGAGGGGACAGTGCTTTCCTTTATCCTTGGAGGTTTACATTTCTTCTGTCTTTAGTCTTTCGTTTTCACAATTTTTGAAGTAGTTTGGACATGAAATCAGTGTATATCATGTGAACTAGAAGTTTGTGTTACTCAAACCTATATTTTTTTAGGCCAATTTAgcattttcattgcaaaagcATTTTTGGCTTAATCTTGCAGATTAAAGATCATATAAGTTATATGATTTCTATTAGCATTTGGAGCTCATGTTGTCTACTAATTTGTTGGTTAAAAAAACTTCATGTTCTCTTGACACCTTCATCAGTGGACAAATCATGTCATATAACACCAATAGTATCTGGTCAGCTAGTTTATGCCTGACTACATTGAGCAAAAGTGAATAACCTCCTTTTTTTGCTTCTTGGGGATAAGTCTTTTTTCAGCCAAACATGATTCCTTCCAAGCACATCCACTTTCTTAAcattttttccctttaaaaTTACAACTGTCACAGGGAGGAAAAAGAAGTGATGGGAGGTCACCAGAAGGGATACGTTCAATCACATCAAGATGTGGATTGCTTCCAAGAGCGCATGGAAGTGCTCTCTTCACACGTGGAGAAACACAGGTTTGTAGAAGTGGGGTGATCTTGccgataaaatgtttaaatctGCAGCTATTATCTTTCTGTTACTACATGCATGCTTATCTTTGGGATATGGATAACTCACTAGAAGTGACTTACATCTGCCAGCATATGACAGCTAGTCAAGCTCATTTGATATTTTGAATTCTGGTTTGCTTTGATTAAAGTGTCAGCCGAAAGTAACAATCACTTTCATCATTTCACCTGCTTGTTTCCTGATAGAATTTTGTCCCTTTTTTTCTAACTGTAATGTTTTTATtccttattttgtttattgtcacccattttccttttagTCACTGGTGGTGGTTACACTTGGTGATAGACAAATGGCACAAAAAGTAGACAATCTAGCGAATGTAGAGGAATTCAAGAGGTTCTATCTTCAGGTctgttttattcttttattcttttcttcgGTTATCAACTGCAGTTCCTTTATGTATGtacttgtttcttttcttatgAGAGTGAACTTGTTGAATTTGCAATTAATCATTGACACCACTCATTCAACATTTTTCTTGAACAGGTACCCTTATTAATATGAGTTTCTATTGATATCGAAGACCATAATCTTCTTTCTTTATCTATTCTGTTTCAAAATGAACCATTCCTTTTGAAAACAAAGAGCAATTAGTCAAGTCTGACAAACTGTTTTTCCAACAAGCTTTATAAGGAGCTCTAGGATCTCTAAATAGTTCTTTGAACAACGAGACATTTATGTACCATTAGCGCTAATTTTGAAACTATTCACTGAAATTCTGTTGTGTTCTTAGcttctaaaataaaatagttaatGGAAGATGTACCTGGGAATGCAATGTTGATTGGAACAAGTTTGGGTGTGAGTTAAATATCGATTTACTTCCACACAGGAGTAAAAAACAGGGATGGTAGATAATTTAGGTACTTAGTCATCGTGTCTATGTCATACTGTTCAAGCTGATAATTATTGATCTGCTTTGCAATCCTTTAATGGAATGAAGTGCTTGAATTGTTGAAGATGTAAATGGTATGAtgaaatggatgaaattttaatttacagtgacaatTTTGCGGACAAGCAATAATTACATGTTGTAAGTTTCTCTTGatattgattaaattatagaAACCTTTCCCTGGAGAGCCTCCActgattttattttgaaaactaccTGTCTGCCTATTCAGTTCCAAGCACCGGCTGTTGTTATGTTACTGTAGTCAAAGTACAAATACCTGTCTGACTACCTTGCTACCCTGCCATCTGAATAGGGAGAAGTTGTACTCTTGCCCTGTACAGAGCTATGGATGCTTCTCctatatttaaagaaatatcTCTGCTCAAAATCTTTATGAATCTGCTAATAAGAAGTGCTTTTCTAGGATTTAAAACTTTGTATTTTaagtcaaaagaaaaaaaaaatccatctTTCCCTGAGAGAGACCAGTTAACAATTTGCAATTCTTTATTCTGATATTTCAGTACTCATTTCCTCCATCATGTGTTGGAGAGGTTGGACGAATGGGAGCACCTAGTAGAAGAGAAATTGGACACGGCACTCTTGCAGAGAGAGCTCTTGAGCCTATATTGCCTAGCGAAGATGAATTTCCTTACACCATACGTGTTGAAAGTACCATTACTGAAAGCAATGGCTCGTCAaggtggtttttttttttttttttaatttaacaGTGTGTCAAAATGCTTTCATGCACTTTTCTGCAACCAACACCTCTGTTTCCTTTAAGAGCTGCATGTCAAGTGTTTTATTGTGTGATATTAAATATGAGGTTTTGTTGCATAACAGCATGGCATCTGTTTGTGGAGGTTGCTTGGCATTGCAAGATGCTGGTGTTCCACTAAAGTGCTCTATTGCTGGGATAGCAATGGGTATGGTGTTGGACACAAAAGAATTCGGGGGAGATGGTGCACCACTTATTCTTTCTGACATTACTGGATCTGAAGATGCGTCTGGAGATATGGATTTGAAGGTCATCTTCATGGATTTTCATTGTAATTTGTAGTCTAGGTTGTTCAAGTAAAGTTTCTTAGAAGATAAAATATGTTCATGTCCCTCTCAAACTGGTAAgctaaagataaaaattaaacaaattaccttatgaaaaatttttgttgcagGTTGCTGGAACTGAAGATGGCATAACTGCATTTCAGATGGACATAAAGGTCATTGATCATCTACAAATCTTATCCCTTTATGAATAATGGTCATGTTACCTTTGGTCACAACAAACCCTTTGCACCCTTTGTACTTCAATCTGTCCTTCTAGCCCCACTTACTGATATGTGTTTCCTGCCTTTTGTCAGTTAAACGTGATAACTGTAGATTAAAATAGATGATAATTATTCTTCTCTGACAGGTAGGAGGGATCACCTTACCTGTCATGAAAGAGGCACTCCTACAAGCAAGGGATGGTCGGAGACGTGTTCTTGGTAATGTGCACTAGTATTCTTTCTCTGAACTCTTTAACCTTTATGATTTAATAGTTTGAGCCATTGAATCGTCTATTAAGGGTATGATAAAGAGTAGAACTTCTCATGTGACTTTTATGCATTGAAGGTTGTTGGATGGCACATTGATATGTTTAATTGTATATTCATGTTCCATACAACATGGAGTTGCTTCCTGGCCCCTGTTCTCCTTTCCTATATCTCGTCTCTTATTAAGAATGTCTTACCTTACATTAACTCTCTTTCTTAAAGATTTGCAAGACTGGTATTTGCTATGCGTTCCTAATGAATTGTGCCACAATTACTTCAAATCTGTAGATTATGTATTCTTCAGTCTCAAATGTATGTCAAACAAGCACATGGCCTGAGTTTCTAATCTTGGATGCTGCCACACAACCATCTATtgacttgttttcaaaatgtaTTCTTTGTCGAAGATTAATGGAGCATTTGGTTTGCCTATCCGGTAATCAATTGCAGATACatgagctttttttttttctttggggtGGACAGTACTGTGTGATTATTGACATCATTTAGCTGTAGAAATGCTATTCTAGAAATTGTagatatgttttttttttgtccttttttaaattaatttgctcttttttgttttggtctCTTGTTCTCGATTGAAATATCTAGGTGAGATGTTGAAATGTTCACCTCCTCCCGCAAAAAGTCTCTCTAAGTATGCTCCACTTATTCACATCATGAAGGTCTGTTCATCTTTCAGAGACCCATCCTTTCCTGCTGTTTGTGATAACTGATGGTCTGCAGTGTCTAATGTGTTCCATGTCCTTTATAACTGCATTTTCAGGTTGCTCCTGACAAAGTTAACATTATTATCGGTTCTGGTGGGAAGAAGGTAAAAAGCATTATTGAAGAAACTGGAGTAGAGGCTATTGACACACAAGATGATGGAATTGTAAGATCCTACATGACCTTACCTTTTGTTGAATTGACGTGATTATTTCAGTACACATTGTTTCGTATCTATGTTTTTTACAGGTAAAAATCACTGCAAAGGATTTATCAAGTCTGGAGAAGTCCAAATCCATTATTAGCAATCTGACAATGGTTCCAACTGTTGGTGATATTTACAGGTATCTCTTTCCTTTaccatttcattttttcctctctcttcAGATAAACCTGACAACACTGTTAAAATTTCTATCATTATTCTGCAATAAAGATATCCTTAAATTACATAGAGGAGATGTGCACAATGAAGGCTTAAGCATTGTTTCTGTTTGTGAAAGTACATGTGTCTGATTCGTTTGGTGGGCCTTGGAAACTGTTTTCGTGTATCTGGCTTGTTATTGGTGGGGGAAGGGAGGCATGGGAGGGGGGGTTGTCACCTTCTAAATAGTAGCAACATTTATTTACTGACATTTTTTTCCCTCCTATATAACACTTTGGCAAAGCTTACAGATTGTTATGGGGAGTGTAGGGAACTAATTGTTAGTCATGGTTTTGTATGCTTGGGACCATCCTTGAATGTCAGATATCAGTTGCCTCCCAGAAATGACCTACGTAAAAGTCTATGGTGCTACTAATTAATGTAGGCAACAAATTCTAAGTTGTGTTTTCTGTACCTGGAAAGTGTATCCTTTCTTGTTGCACTTGTTGCTTGTTAATATAAAGTTGGGAAAAATTGAGTCTTTGTCCTCTTATTTAATCAGGAACTGTGAGATCAAATCAATTGCTCCATATGGAGTTTTTGTTGAGATAGCTCCAGGGCGTGAGGTATATACTTTTGTCCTATATTCAAATGCACAATTTTTAGCAAAAGCTTGATATTTTAATGTCACTTTGCTTTTGAGTTTTGGTTTTACATATTAAGTTTTAGTCTTCTTTAAgtcatattttcattttttttaatttctgtaTGTAATTGTTTAGTTGTCACTATTTCTGAGAATTCATAAGATGAGCATGACAACTAATATcaaaggtttttgtttttttgatcAATGCAATATTGTTGGTGATATCATTTGTTGTTGACACAGAATATTTGTGACTCttcttataattaaaaaattatatgaattgaagCAGTGActcatttgaaatattgaattaagtgTTCTCTGGTGTATGAAGTACTGACAGATTTAAACA from Theobroma cacao cultivar B97-61/B2 chromosome 5, Criollo_cocoa_genome_V2, whole genome shotgun sequence carries:
- the LOC18599795 gene encoding polyribonucleotide nucleotidyltransferase 1, chloroplastic, which encodes MLVNPSGVQSTPCYSHPSHFTFSNRCKLFLSPSCPRFLSSKKSSKFCSLSLLLSRNGGGGNRFSVRALLEPEVSESIAAAADGAGGGDGGSGILQPVSVKIPFGDREILVETGHIGRQASGSVMATDGETIVYTSVCLSDVPSEPSDFFPLNVNYQERFSAAGRTSGGFYKREGRTKDHEVLICRLIDRPLRPTMPKGFYHETQLLSWVLSYDGLHSPDALAVTAAGLAVALSEVPNSKAIAGVRVGLLGDRFVVNPTTKEMEDSTLDLFLAGTDSAILMVEGYCDFLPEEKLLEAVQVGQDAVRAICTAVDALVKKCGKPKMLDAIKLPPPGLYRRVEKIAGDELHKVLQIRSKIPRRKAISLLEENVINILTEKGYISTEDNSGTAETIQDWLEEEDEDEEIVVDGEVDEGDVHIKPVSRKSTPLFTEVDVKLVFKEVTSKFLRRRIVEGGKRSDGRSPEGIRSITSRCGLLPRAHGSALFTRGETQSLVVVTLGDRQMAQKVDNLANVEEFKRFYLQYSFPPSCVGEVGRMGAPSRREIGHGTLAERALEPILPSEDEFPYTIRVESTITESNGSSSMASVCGGCLALQDAGVPLKCSIAGIAMGMVLDTKEFGGDGAPLILSDITGSEDASGDMDLKVAGTEDGITAFQMDIKVGGITLPVMKEALLQARDGRRRVLGEMLKCSPPPAKSLSKYAPLIHIMKVAPDKVNIIIGSGGKKVKSIIEETGVEAIDTQDDGIVKITAKDLSSLEKSKSIISNLTMVPTVGDIYRNCEIKSIAPYGVFVEIAPGREGLCHISELTSDWLAKAEDAFKVGDRVDVKLIEVNDKGQLRLSRRALLPVPETNSEEPSSEQLTGHQAKVITDSGKASDKSTPKKYVNVPKSDALAQEKLEQPKDKSSGTKISSSSKSSSAENTLLPRKKVFKRIKKSTSKAVTGVSGKDGE